One bacterium genomic window carries:
- a CDS encoding DUF3419 family protein, giving the protein MIQMQLSEASQPQTDTKEILKGAVQQNAIHNKQGILEKLFCLWFDGMVYNQIWEDPVVDAQALNLNERSKILTISSGGCNLLNYLAYDPAEIHAVDLNPNHMQLARLRLAAIEYLPDYPSLLQFFGSAKGPENLVAYEKYIRPHLDDQARHFWESPSMFRVGASRRIDFFAKNLYNYTRSGFFIRLLHWLCRLAKCSPEKILEARSLEEQRDLFQKHLAPTFEHWLVKTFGKLPITVYSLGIPPQQFTALKEDAESIVDVYKRRIERLACNFPVQENYFAWQAFARQYNVNEQNALPLYLQEEHYDTIRSRVARITTTVTTTTSFIQNAQEGSLNAFVFLDSQDWMTQQQVINQWQAIADAGEPGSRIIFRTAGSRSPIGDLLPESLLSQFVYHSELSKELYEKDRSAVYGGFHIYERR; this is encoded by the coding sequence TCTCGAAAAACTCTTTTGCCTCTGGTTTGACGGAATGGTGTATAACCAGATCTGGGAAGATCCCGTGGTTGATGCACAGGCCTTAAATCTTAATGAGCGTTCAAAGATTCTCACCATCAGCTCTGGTGGCTGTAACCTGCTCAACTATCTTGCCTACGATCCCGCTGAGATTCACGCAGTTGATCTTAATCCTAATCACATGCAGCTTGCTCGACTTCGCCTTGCAGCGATTGAATACTTACCAGATTACCCTTCCTTACTTCAGTTTTTTGGCTCTGCGAAAGGACCTGAAAATCTGGTTGCTTACGAGAAGTATATTCGTCCACACCTTGACGATCAGGCGCGACACTTCTGGGAGTCTCCGTCAATGTTTCGAGTTGGAGCCTCCCGAAGAATCGATTTTTTCGCTAAAAACCTCTACAACTACACACGTTCCGGATTCTTTATCCGTCTCCTTCATTGGCTTTGTCGGCTTGCAAAATGCTCTCCAGAAAAAATACTCGAAGCCAGATCTTTAGAGGAACAGAGAGATTTATTTCAAAAACATCTTGCCCCGACGTTTGAACACTGGCTCGTCAAGACATTTGGAAAATTACCTATTACGGTATACAGCTTGGGCATACCACCGCAGCAGTTCACAGCACTCAAAGAAGACGCAGAAAGCATTGTCGATGTTTACAAAAGAAGGATTGAGAGATTGGCATGCAATTTCCCAGTGCAGGAAAACTACTTCGCGTGGCAGGCCTTTGCGAGACAATATAACGTGAATGAACAAAATGCGTTGCCGCTTTACTTGCAAGAAGAACACTATGATACGATTCGAAGTAGAGTGGCTCGCATTACAACAACAGTAACTACAACAACTTCATTTATTCAAAATGCTCAGGAGGGGTCTCTGAATGCGTTTGTCTTTCTTGACTCACAAGATTGGATGACCCAACAGCAGGTCATTAACCAGTGGCAAGCAATAGCTGATGCAGGAGAGCCAGGGTCACGAATCATATTCCGAACTGCAGGCTCGCGTTCGCCGATCGGCGATCTGTTACCAGAGAGTCTTCTGTCGCAATTTGTATACCATAGCGAGCTCTCGAAAGAGCTTTATGAAAAGGACCGTTCAGCTGTCTATGGCGGATTTCACATTTACGAACGGAGATAA
- a CDS encoding sigma-54-dependent Fis family transcriptional regulator translates to MQGSQGCAAVSDNSALYFSSSEGGTTHPITSNFQQNSFAGIISQCNKMQGVFSVLEKVAATDATVLILGESGTGKELVAHALHTLSKRRGKIVPVNCGAIPEEILESELFGHEKGAFTGASNNKIGRFQLADGGTIFLDEIGEMSPKLQVKLLRVLQDQIIEPVGSTRSIPINVRIVAATNKDLREEVKAGRFREDLFYRLQVVPIELPALRERGSDISLLAQYFLQREGLNLKRSNLHFSSQALLQLTSFEWPGNVRELENLIRRLAVLADNDEITIRDLPAYLQGEGSQAQDSAVQVAEIPEKGLDFNTVVDSFESNLILKALEKTEWNKKAAAELLQLNRTTLVEKIKKKGLERFRTEIPLTAEPVRPQFAFSN, encoded by the coding sequence ATGCAAGGTTCCCAAGGTTGTGCTGCCGTGTCAGACAATAGTGCACTGTACTTTTCAAGTTCAGAAGGAGGCACTACTCACCCTATTACTTCAAATTTCCAGCAAAATTCATTTGCCGGGATCATTAGCCAATGTAACAAGATGCAAGGCGTATTTTCAGTCCTTGAAAAAGTTGCGGCAACGGATGCAACTGTTCTGATTTTGGGAGAAAGCGGAACAGGGAAAGAGCTGGTAGCTCACGCATTACATACTCTCAGTAAAAGAAGGGGAAAGATTGTTCCAGTGAATTGTGGAGCAATTCCTGAAGAGATTCTCGAGAGCGAGCTGTTTGGACATGAAAAAGGTGCTTTTACAGGAGCCTCTAACAATAAGATAGGACGGTTTCAACTCGCAGATGGGGGCACAATCTTTCTGGATGAAATCGGTGAGATGAGTCCTAAGTTGCAGGTGAAGCTGCTTCGAGTGTTGCAGGACCAAATTATTGAACCAGTAGGTTCTACGCGTTCTATTCCTATTAATGTACGCATTGTTGCTGCTACGAATAAAGACCTGAGAGAAGAGGTGAAGGCTGGGCGCTTCCGAGAAGATCTTTTTTATCGTTTGCAAGTTGTACCAATAGAGTTGCCAGCCTTACGAGAAAGAGGCTCTGATATTAGTCTGCTTGCTCAATATTTCCTTCAGCGTGAAGGCTTAAATTTAAAGCGTTCGAATCTTCATTTCAGCTCACAGGCTCTTTTACAACTCACGTCGTTTGAGTGGCCAGGAAATGTTAGAGAATTAGAAAACCTTATTCGTCGTTTGGCAGTATTAGCCGATAATGATGAGATTACTATCAGAGACTTGCCAGCATACCTCCAAGGAGAAGGGAGTCAGGCACAGGACTCTGCCGTGCAAGTAGCTGAGATTCCCGAGAAGGGTTTAGATTTTAATACGGTCGTCGATTCATTCGAATCAAACCTGATTCTTAAAGCCCTTGAAAAGACTGAGTGGAATAAGAAAGCGGCCGCAGAGCTTCTACAGCTTAATCGAACAACCCTGGTTGAGAAGATTAAAAAGAAGGGTCTAGAGAGATTTCGGACGGAGATTCCGTTGACTGCAGAGCCTGTACGTCCGCAATTTGCATTTTCTAATTAG
- a CDS encoding methyltransferase domain-containing protein: MSHLRTEIKGESLNRAENKGEVTSAQPPSSEPGIDSQASSHSSDNHEHRSHGELLNNIYSLQRHFYDVTRKYYLFGRDHILKEIIASRPESLLEIGCGTGRNLFILERMVQASVQAGHTTQAPELFGLDASTEMLAYAKKHQPTKSQIHFAYGYAESFGPSELFSRGTFSDILFSYSLSMIPESILALNHALTLIPKGGRVWIVDFWDQSGYPIWFQKLLQWWLRLFHVEFSPELFSHIKALPDQWSSIDTLRKHGAYSVSLRPVGRKYGYLACITRDATN, encoded by the coding sequence ATTTCACATTTACGAACGGAGATAAAAGGAGAAAGCTTGAATCGTGCCGAAAATAAGGGAGAAGTGACGTCTGCTCAGCCCCCGTCCTCGGAGCCTGGCATCGATTCGCAAGCAAGTAGCCATTCCTCCGACAACCATGAGCACCGCTCCCATGGCGAACTCTTGAATAATATCTATTCGCTTCAAAGGCATTTCTATGATGTTACGCGAAAGTACTACTTATTCGGGAGAGATCACATCCTGAAAGAAATTATTGCTTCCAGACCTGAATCGCTCCTTGAAATAGGCTGTGGAACAGGAAGAAATCTCTTTATCCTGGAGCGAATGGTCCAGGCCTCAGTTCAAGCAGGACATACCACTCAAGCTCCAGAACTCTTTGGATTGGATGCCTCAACTGAAATGCTCGCGTATGCGAAAAAGCACCAGCCTACTAAAAGTCAAATTCACTTTGCCTATGGATATGCCGAGTCATTCGGGCCCAGTGAGCTGTTTTCGAGAGGCACATTTTCAGATATTTTATTCTCTTACTCCCTGTCGATGATTCCAGAATCAATTCTAGCACTCAATCATGCACTGACACTTATACCCAAGGGGGGCAGAGTCTGGATTGTAGATTTTTGGGATCAGTCTGGATATCCAATATGGTTCCAAAAACTGCTTCAATGGTGGCTTCGTCTATTTCATGTGGAATTCTCTCCCGAACTATTTTCTCATATCAAGGCCTTACCAGACCAATGGTCAAGCATAGACACTTTACGTAAGCATGGCGCATATTCAGTATCTTTAAGACCAGTAGGTCGTAAATACGGATATCTTGCCTGTATTACCCGCGATGCTACGAATTAG
- a CDS encoding sigma-54-dependent Fis family transcriptional regulator, producing the protein MNELKILVADDDPQMQLALKAGLSRNGHSVSVVSDGAAALEAVSQESFDLLITDQQMPNMTGLELLKAVQEKFSQLPVIMITAHGTITQAVDAMQQGAADFISKPFRNEELQRVVDRVVSPEVTQHRKTAGSQGAMGRPIVTQDSLMKRVLEVCESVSRSDATVLIQGESGTGKELVARLIHDSSPRVHQPFVAVNCAALPESLLESELFGHEKGAFTGAQTKKIGKFELAHGGTILLDEISEMELGLQAKLLRVLQEREVDRVGGKSPISVDVRVVATTNRNLEDMVQRGEFRADLFYRLNVIPVTLPALRHRKGDVKILTEHFLKKYLGAQAPQLPVEVLNALQAYQWPGNIRELQNAVERAAILSSGRTLEQRDFLLTDNVLANVAGGAPSLRESIDIVARPEGSEEIQSVITEDENLQDSLQIIPGMTVHEVERTLIIETLKANDDNRTQAAKSLGISIRTLRNKLNEYREQGFIAR; encoded by the coding sequence ATGAATGAGTTAAAAATTTTGGTTGCAGATGATGATCCGCAAATGCAACTTGCTTTGAAAGCTGGACTCAGCAGGAATGGTCATTCTGTCTCTGTTGTATCTGATGGAGCTGCGGCCTTAGAAGCCGTTTCTCAAGAGAGTTTTGATCTCCTCATTACTGATCAGCAGATGCCAAATATGACAGGACTCGAGCTTCTTAAAGCTGTGCAGGAAAAGTTCTCTCAGCTTCCGGTCATCATGATTACGGCTCACGGAACTATTACCCAGGCAGTGGATGCGATGCAGCAAGGGGCTGCTGACTTTATCTCAAAGCCATTCCGGAATGAGGAATTACAAAGAGTTGTTGATCGAGTTGTCTCACCAGAAGTTACGCAACACAGAAAGACAGCTGGTTCGCAGGGAGCTATGGGGCGGCCTATCGTTACTCAGGACTCACTCATGAAGCGAGTTCTAGAAGTCTGTGAATCGGTTTCACGGAGTGATGCGACTGTCCTGATTCAAGGCGAATCTGGAACAGGAAAGGAGCTGGTAGCGAGATTGATTCATGATTCAAGTCCGAGAGTGCATCAGCCTTTCGTTGCCGTTAATTGCGCAGCTCTTCCTGAATCTCTTCTTGAGAGCGAGTTGTTTGGGCATGAAAAGGGTGCGTTTACTGGAGCTCAAACCAAGAAGATTGGAAAATTTGAATTAGCACATGGCGGCACAATTCTACTGGATGAAATTTCCGAGATGGAGCTTGGGCTTCAGGCGAAACTACTACGAGTTTTGCAAGAGCGAGAAGTCGATCGCGTTGGTGGTAAGAGTCCAATTTCAGTTGATGTACGAGTAGTGGCAACTACCAATAGAAATCTTGAGGATATGGTACAGCGAGGTGAATTTCGCGCAGATCTATTTTATCGGTTGAACGTAATACCAGTGACACTACCAGCATTACGACACCGAAAGGGAGATGTGAAAATTTTAACCGAGCACTTTTTGAAGAAATATTTGGGTGCGCAAGCTCCTCAACTACCAGTTGAGGTCCTCAATGCGCTGCAGGCATATCAGTGGCCTGGCAATATTCGTGAACTTCAAAATGCAGTGGAACGTGCCGCGATACTTTCGAGCGGTCGAACGCTTGAGCAGAGAGATTTTCTTCTCACCGATAACGTATTAGCGAATGTTGCTGGAGGAGCGCCATCACTTCGTGAGTCCATTGATATAGTAGCGAGACCAGAGGGGAGTGAAGAGATTCAGAGTGTGATTACTGAAGACGAGAATCTACAAGATTCTCTACAAATCATTCCTGGAATGACTGTGCACGAGGTCGAAAGAACCCTGATTATCGAGACCCTGAAGGCAAATGATGATAACCGAACTCAGGCAGCGAAGAGTCTTGGAATTAGTATCCGGACTTTGCGGAATAAATTGAATGAATATCGCGAGCAGGGATTTATCGCGAGGTAA